Proteins encoded by one window of Hippoglossus hippoglossus isolate fHipHip1 chromosome 15, fHipHip1.pri, whole genome shotgun sequence:
- the kcnk1b gene encoding potassium channel subfamily K member 1b, with protein sequence MLQSLTSNSCVRLIQSHKSTWYFASLVLGYVLYLVFGAVVFSSVELPYEDLLRQELRALKKQFLRENDCLTEERLERFLQKALDASNYGVSILNNASDNWNWDFTSALFFASTVLSTTGYGHTAPLSDGGKAFCIIYSMIGIPFTLLFLTAVVQRIMMFSTRRPITYIHTRWGLSKPLVAIVHATLLATLAVSCFFLIPAAIFSVLEENWNFLESFYFCFISLSTIGLGDYVPGENANQRFRELYKVGITVYLILGLIVMLVVLETFCELQQLKQLRKIFYLKKEKPQDRLAILEHDHLSFTTVSDRAAVHYQGKNQPFVSVPSLVSPNDDPMIQ encoded by the exons ATGCTTCAGTCTTTAACCAGCAATTCCTGCGTGCGTCTGATCCAGAGCCACAAATCGACGTGGTACTTCGCCTCCCTGGTCCTCGGCTATGTGCTCTACCTGGTGTTCGGCGCCGTCGTCTTCTCGTCGGTGGAGCTGCCCTACGAGGACCTGCTGCGGCAGGAGCTGCGCGCCCTGAAGAAGCAGTTCCTCCGGGAGAACGACTGCCTCACCGAGGAGCGTCTGGAGCGCTTCCTGCAGAAAGCCCTGGACGCCAGCAATTACGGGGTCTCCATCCTCAACAACGCCTCGGACAACTGGAACTGGGACTTCACCTCCGCGCTGTTCTTCGCCAGCACCGTGCTGTCCACCACAG gATATGGTCACACAGCGCCTCTGTCGGACGGCGGGAAGGCCTTCTGCATCATCTACTCAATGATTGGCATCcccttcaccctcctcttcctcaccgcCGTGGTGCAAAGGATCATGATGTTCAGCACGCGGAGGCCAATCACGTACATCCACACGCGCTGGGGCCTGTCCAAGCCCCTGGTGGCCATTGTTCACGCTACCCTGCTCGCCACGCTTGCCGTTTCTTGCTTCTTCCTCATCCCCGCCGCCATCTTTTCGGTGCTGGAGGAGAACTGGAACTTCCTGGAGTCCTTCTACTTCTGCTTCATTTCGCTGAGCACCATCGGCCTGGGAGACTACGTACCCGGAGAGAACGCTAATCAGAGGTTCAGGGAGCTCTATAAAGTGGGCATCACTG TCTACCTGATCCTGGGTCTGATCGTCAtgctggtggtgctggagaCCTTCTgcgagctgcagcagctgaagcagctGAGGAAGATCTTCTACctgaagaaggagaagccgCAGGACCGCCTTGCCATTTTGGAGCACGACCACCTGTCCTTCACCACAGTGTCCGACAGAGCCGCGGTCCACTACCAAGGCAAAAACCAGCCGTTCGTGAGCGTCCCCTCTCTGGTCTCTCCCAACGACGATCCCATGATTCAGTAA